AGTTTGGCATCAATTAACCTTTTAGAAATCCATAGATCCATAGTTTCTGTGTTAACACAAAGCTAATATGTATATAGGCAAGTCAGTTGATTATATTCAGCCTGTGCAACATGTTACCATCTGTAGCCTTTTTTATTCATCTGAAACTGAATAATTCATAACATGAATAAAAGGTTATATGAGCACAGTTGCTCTTTTCAGCAACACCCTGCTTACACACAAATACCTGGACGCTGCCCAGTATAACTGCAGTCTTATCTGCAGGCCACTGAGCAGAGGAGTATGGGTTAAGTGCCTTTCACAAGGGCCCACCAGTGACTCGAATCAAGTTAAATTTGGTGCTGCTTGTGTTATTGTTTGACCCTAAAGACTCCTCACTGTATCTGAACAAGGTGCACTGCTCGATCTCTTCTTGTGTGGCTTTGTGCTCAAACTTGGTACTTGCAGctgcatttgtttgtatatTGAAGTGTACTTTGAACAAAAGGTCTGAATGGCAAATACTCACTTCCCCACCACAGAGTTGACCTGGGTCCGTATTAGTCCCACGTACTGGTCAATCTGTGCCTGAAAACAAACGGAAAGTGACGGGTGTAAATACCAGACAACATTTCGTAAACTCTACTTATCATGATGCTCAAATTCCTACCTGATGTTTCTCGTAGACCACAGGCATGCCGAACATGGAGACCACAGCTGTAGAGGCATGGAGAGAGTAATGGTTAAGTCTGACACTTGTGTCAGCAGGGCCTCTAGCACACCTCAACAGCCAACACTTATCTAAGGTAAACTGGAAAAGTCAACAGATAATGTACACGTTGCACAGTGAAGTAAACATATCAAACATAACCAATGAATGCATTTAGTTCTGGCATAGTCTTAAGGACATGCTGTACTTCTCTTTGATACATATGATACAATACAACTTTGTTAACTGTAGATTGTTGTTCATCAAGCTTCTGAAGATTGTTGAACTTTTGACACAGAAAAGGCAAAgggtgcgtgtgtgagagtcaACAACAGTGCTTGGAAGTTTGCTGAATAAAACACGTAGTGAGTCAGAATGGCCTCACCTAGGATGAGCAGTGTCAGGCCATTGAAGAGAGCGCCCACGTAGGTCAGCAGCCACATCAACACAgcaaactgaaacacacagacgtGACATGTTTTAATCATCGTAACCTGCATGTCTGACAGTATAGACATGTCCTATCAGATTGTTCTGGTGTCTGTGTTCTTAGTTTTGTGACATGAGTCAAGAAGCCCCTTTCGTGGCCCCGAGAAGCCGAGCTGATCTTACACTGTACCTGAAGGTGGTGCAGTTTGAAGTTACTCATAGATATTGTCATCCCTTGCTAGCGATGCTAAAAGGCAAACGAGTGAGTTTGAGGCAAACCTTTAAGGAGTCCACCAGGTCTTGTACAAGGAACAGCCTGCGGAGCTCCTTCATACAGGTGTTGGTGTACAGTAGGATTTTGTCGGCATATTTACTAATCTGCTCCTGGGATAGAGCGATTTCTATCTCCAAGTAGGCTCTGgtaacaaaaacagaaacatagaccTTTCAGTAAGTAAAAGCTACAGACCTTTTCATGAAATCCATTATTGAACTATGTTTAATTGGACTTACTTGAAAGGGTGTCCCTCATCGGTCTTCTGCACAGCCTGCAGCACAGACTTGTAGATCCTGAAGCTGATGCTGGCAGAGAGGGCCGCCAGGGCTAAGTAGGCTCCGACACTGACCACGCTGAACTGGGTCAGCGAGAAGAGAAGCAGAAGCACGCTGCTGAACACAGCCCCGGACTGCTTCACATTCCTCCAGTAGAGCAGGTCAATTGCTGGAAGGAAAGGACATAACAAGGACACACAGGGTCATGACCCACCAACAGCACGACCTGACCACTCACTTTGTGACAAGTAGGCACGGGCATCCACAGACGTATCCATTTCAAATTGGATTCGGTTGCTGCGCGCTACACACCACACATTTGGGTCAAATATCTGGAAGCTGTTCACAACCCAACGTCCTCAGAGATCCTCGGCTGTCACGTGATCCTGTTCTAACCCAGCTTCCTAACCTAGCTTTTCATTAGGTTAGAGTGAGCTGTGGAGCTGTAAGGTGGCGTTAAGGTGTCTGAGTGATGATTTTCTAGTTCAGTTTCTTTGCTCCTATATATATAGCACGACCTTTGGAGAAGATAATACCTGACTTTCACTTGTCGAGCAAGTGTTTCAGTCTGTATTGCAACACTCCGGACTGATGTGACTTCATATTTATCTGACGTGTACTTTTGGTCAGTGGCATCTGGTCTGGTCTCATATGTATGCATATGCAACAGGCAGAGGGAACTGCTTGAAATCCAATGTACACCTGCCCTGGCTGCTCACAGAACATAATTAATGATTGACCTACAGTATGGCTCAGCAAACCCGTAGCAGAAATATAAGCACTATCAGCAGTTCACAGATAACGGTTCAATGTGACCTGGTCAGACAAGCAGATTTGTGGTCAATGATGAAAGATAACAATGCTTCAATGCAGTCTCATTAATGCAGTGAAACACAATGATTCCTCCGAACCGTGTCACTCATACAGGAGCACACTTAACATATACAGCTGCATCGTTTTCCTTTTATTCTAACATTTTCTCTCCTTGGGGCAGTGGGGCCTGTAATACAAAGCCACTAGCAAAGATGAGAGTAAGAAGTGATAACTGAGGATTAGCCCAGTGTACCATTACAGCCGACACGGTCCTCCTCTGGCAGTCGTCTGTGTCGGTTGGAAACACAGGCCTGTTTCCATGAGAACTGTCAGCTGCTTGTTTCACCTCTGCTAAACCAGCTGCCTCGAACACTGCACGTCTAACAGTACTACCAGGGTTTGCCATTCATTTGTTGGTACAGACACCTGGATATCCTTTACGTCACATCAGGAGGCGAGCAGAACCGGTATGTTAATGTCAACTTTTGTGCCTGTGAAGATGAGAAAATTGTGGCTGAGGTCTCTTGGGTGTCTTACTCTTTCTCTCTGAGCTGTATGCCTGCCTGCTCTAATTTTAGCTGTGGAGCTGTGAGCAGCATAGTGATGACGGCCATCTTTACTCTTTACTAAAAGGCCTCTGAGAATGCCAAAAAGGCAGGCTTAACCTGGGTGACAGAAGAACAACCATGACAAAGTGAATCTCTGCTACCCACACACAAACCTTCctatactgtaaaaaaaaaaaaaaatcagaaaccAATAGTTACTTACAGTAACCATCTGCCCCTGCACCCCCACTATCAATTAAAAGACTTCTCATTCAGAAACAGTGAGAACAGGATCCACGTGCCCTCGTTGCTGTACATGCACCACTCCCCACAGAATATGTTGATGCTGCCATCACTGATAAACTGTCCCATGTGGCGACTGACTTGCGTGGGGATGCtcgcatacaaacacactggcAGGCACAGGTAGCGCATACAGCAGCTTTAAAACAACACGGACACATCAACAACAGACAGCTCTGCCAGAGACAGGTGGTGACTGGCGACAGCGACTGTGCCTTGTGATGTGCTGCACAGACTGCCCGCAGACTGAAAAAGCTTTAGCGAGTGCAGTAGAAGAATGTACTGACCTGCGGCTCCCATGGCTGAACAGGGAAAGAGGCAGCTGCTTTATCCACGGACAAAAGGAGAGCACTAAAGGGGGAGTCAGCCCCTGCACAGGAGGGGAGGGGCCACAGCCACACCAGCAAATCAGCATCCGGCTGTGCAGGGGGACTGAGACAGGGAGGATGGGTGTCTGTGGGGTGCGGTTGCCAAAGactaaaactctctctctctctctctctctctctctctctccctctcccctccctccccctccctgtgAGCTCTTTCATGCTCAGGCTTTTAACTGCTGACACGTGACAAAGACTGCCAAGCAGTGACTTTAAGAAAAGACTGAATCTAAATGGAAAATGAAGCCAGAGTCCTTTTCATGTGAAGCATGTGACTTGTTTATCTAAAGATAAGACAACTAGCGTACTATTGCATGCTAATAACTACACAGACTGTCGCCATATTCAACTCCTCCATTAAAATGCTTCAGTGGGAAGGATTTGCGGAGCACCTGCCTGATGCAGTTACCATAGTTACCATGCTCCATTTTCTCTCCACCACTCActgggagatggagagaggaaggaagggaggggccGAAATTGGaaggggagggaagagagggggagggaagagaAGGGAAAGAGCGTCTTGGGAAACAGAAAGAGACTCTTGCTCTGAATCTGGGGAATCAGCTACACCCCGACACATGAAGTCAGCCTCTCCCTTTATTGTGGCGCACAAAAGGACAATGGCAGGTTTTACACAAAGCCTTGAcacttgacacacacaaaaatgagaAAGATGGTGTGTTGAAAGGGCTTCAAGAATAACCGATTGACATCTGACTCAAATTTGTACAAATCTGAGTTTGTAATGTGACTGATTGAAAGAATAAAAATGCTCATTTGTTTGGCGCAACTACTTTATACCAAATGACAGATTTGGTGATATTTCAATTGTTAACATAATGCTTGATAATCATGTTAAGACATGCACCAAATGGAAAATGCAGTTAGTTTGACAGTAGCAAAAACTGACAGTTAAATGTAAGACATGCAAATGTTGAACCAGAGTCCAGAGGAAGGACAAACAATGAGCCCTGTTTGTTGATATGATTCTTGCCTCTGACATTAAACACATACACCGAGCAAAAACCAAAGCTAATGATTAACATCAGTGACAATGATATGATCCCCCTCCTTCTTTTCTGTAGTGGAACTAGTTTAGCTTGACCTCATTAAATCACTGAAGACATCCTTTTGACCTCAAACAAGCCATTAGCCAGAGTGAGCACACACAGATGTAGAACTTGAGTCTCAGACTTGGAACTTGAACTTGGGGATGATGAGTTTAGATTTGGGTGTGACATGATGATTACGAACGTCAAATTCATTATCAGAGTGAtagtttctgtttttattttatataaatatgagtCACAAGCTCTAGCAAATAATCCAATTAGTGTATACAGATATCTCATCAAACACACAGCTACTCCAACAGAAATGAACCAACGGGGCCAGTTAACCAAAACGGCACTAAAATGTGTCGACCACTCCAACCACCTTGTGTGTAGTTCTAAAATTAGGTTATTCTCTCAGACCTCTATCATTTAACTTATTTTAATAGATCTATGCTTGCATCAATATCTCCAGCAGTAAGTCACCAAGTTGTCAGAAAATCAGACATATTACTGTCTTTCTGAACTgtctaaacattttaaaacactgaTACATGCAATATGGTAAAACTGGTTCTACTGTTGCAATGAAACatatcattttaattgtgttatCTGTGTGCTTTTGTGACCCATTATGCCATAATATTTAAGATTAAACATAGACTTGTTTGATAAAGACAGCCATTCGATTCGATACACTAATGAGGCATTCCCAGTAGTGAGTATATGTTTTGAGCATGCATTAGAAAACCTGGCTGTTGTCATCATGTGTCCTGTTTGACTTAAAAGTACATGACTCAATGTCTGCATCATTGTTTGATCATTCTTGAGTCTCTTGGTAGCAGTGAGTCAGTACTGTGCATGTGCAATGAGAATAACTAAACTTAAACATGTCTATAGCTTTGAGGTGATTCATCTGCAGAAACAAATCTGCTCCATTTGATCCTGTACTGTTCTTGCTGTATCAGCTTAATGTGATGCGTTCAGATCGGCTATTATGTTACAGTCTTGGCCAAATCAAATGTCAACAGTGACTCAATAGAATAATGACAAATGGGGCTTTTCATCAAGGTTACTTTTACAAAGCAGCACATTCACAATCAGTGACTGTCGTGGTCTCTGTTGGGATATTTAAAGCAATTACACTGCTATTGTGAGCTGAACCTAAAATGATGGCAGATAATAACCCCCAACCAGTGTGGCGGAAGGGACGCCATTTTCTCTCTTGGCCCCTTCTACGAGCCCTCCATGCTATggaaacagacagacggaggatGCTCTTCTCCGGCCCAGTCTCTGCAAGGTGCCATGGCAGCCGAGGAGATGGGGCTGATGTAATCAGGATGGGTGTGCCCTGGTTACCATGGAGACACTCTGTCAATGCTGTCCCTTCCGATACTCTGACTGCCTCGTTCCACAAAAACAGAGCATACGCCATATGAAACCAGCTCCCCTGCACGGTTGCAAAGTGGGGAGGGTGATGACAATGACACGCCTTAGTCCACAGCACAACGCTGGCATCCATATTAGCGTGCACCCAAAACCGATGGCTTCCAGCACACTGGTGTGTATACACTTCTTTTTCAAAACATCGACCAGCGTCTCTCACCCCCCCTctaatcttttttctttttgtttttgatcggacgcacacacatgcaggagaAAGGATCTGTCATCAGGGCGTGTCCACGGGAAAGGAGGTGCAGGAAAACACTGCTGTTTGATTCCCCAACACATGACAAATACAGGTCGATGGTAAATGTACACATGCGaagcacacacacgttcatgaATACACACCAACAGTGTCAGTAATATTTGACCTACATGCAGAGATAACAGTCCCTCCTCTCTCACAGccacaaaacacagacagactgatgaGTAGATCACAGTAAACACATCAGTACCCTGGCCCTTCCAGCCGCTCCAGGAGCTCTCCTTCTTGGTCACGTCTGCAGTGGCCTGCATGCTGATGATCAGTTATGTCCCtgttctttttctctgtgtggtctccgttttcttctttgtctcccTCTTCAGTAGCACCGACTCACTCAGTCATCCAAGAAAGGCATGaatggcccaaaaaaaaaaaggatgctgGAGATAGGCTGAgatgacagagagggaggaagggagggagggaggaaaggttTCCAAGGTGCTGCCGGCTCGCGGAGCTCACAGACTGATGCTTGCGAGCAGCGATGGCTTAAAAAGAAGGAGCGGggaaagtgcgtgtgtgtgcgctgggGGAGGGAGGTCAAATTGTAAACACCACACCACAgttgctgctgcagcaaacCATCCATGCAATGATTAAGAGCCTAAGAGGGTGAAAGGGTGGGTGGTGATCGTTGGAGACTAGGCTTTTTTCTTGAAAGGAAAGGAACACtagctttcacaataaaagcccgaaCACAGCATCAGAACCGACTGGTGATGGTGGGTAGCAGTGGGAGGGTTATCTCACATATACTTTCCTTTTAGATCGTTAGATTTCTTTTCAGTATTACAGAACAATATTTATCGGTGCAATTAATAATGTAGGCTATACATATGGTTTGTAACAGTAGTCATTTTAACAGTCTGATGTCATGCTGTATACCAGACACAGCACAATAGCAGTGTTTTCTGAAGGTTGAAAATAGCTGGACTTGAGCCCATGTGGCTAAGGAAAAATATGGCAAACATCCAGGtctgttatttatttgcacaGAACAATAAAATGGTTATAGTCATAGATGGAAATAGCTGTTTCCACTATGACTCACTGATCATTGAAAAGGCTAAGTGCTTGCAGTTTAATAATTCATAACGAGAGACACTGCATTACAGAACAATGTTCCTTATTTAGTGCCACGTGTTTGTGATTTACAATTCCTATTTGTAATGCAAAAGGTCCTGTAAAGAGACCTGGAACTGAATAAGCAACATAGGATGCTCATAAAAGCAGTGCAATAGAAATAGTGTTGCCAACACTGAGCAAAAAACAATCCCTTTGTAGTTATGTCATTTTTCAATCCAATCAAAGCcattaccccccctccccacacacacacacacacccctccccgcCAACCCCCTACACCCCCACACCCCGCAGACAGCCACACCCTCACACCTTCGGCTCACTGCAGCCTTGACATGCTTCAATGCCAATAATAAccaagaatattatatataaatataaatatcccTGAACCAGACTGAAGATGCTCTCCCATCACTGTTTCTATGGCAACTGACATGGAAGTGCACCATGAAAACAATACCTGCTGATCTTCAACAAGGTACACTGCACCCCCTAGTGGTGGAGAAAAAATACACATGACCTGCTTTTTTAGCATTTCCAGAACCTTCTTACAGTCTGAGTAAACAAGACAAGGAccatctgttttatttattatttaatcccAACAGCTGATTTTATACATTTCCATTGTGTAACTGACTTAATCGTCACGTACGGCTGGACCAGGGTGCATTAGTAGCTGTGAGTTTCAGGAAACCAAAGCCAAACAACACTCATTAAGATGTTATTTTGTCAGCTCTGTATGCAGTGAAATTCAAGAGGAAGCCTTCAAAGCTCCAAGTAGGAGGGTGCCCCAGTTCTGACTTCATAGGATTATGTAAACCCAATGTTTACAGGGACAGAGAACAGACAATAGAAGTCAAAATACCCATGGCGGCCCCAGCCAGCTTAGACAGCATTAACTGCTGCTTACTGCAACTGACATCTCTGACTTATCTAAATACAGAGGGATGTTAGGAGTCAGATGTAGAAAGTGTTTTTCCTCAACACCTGCAATTCCACAATTTGAGAGAGTAATGTTTACACATTTAGACAGCGAGTTTCAGTTACCatgaattattatatatgtgaATCAATGCATcctcactcctttttttttccttctcaaacGTACCACCAGGGGGAAGTAGACCTCAGGAAAGTACAACACATCACCTACCCCCAGCATGGACACACAGTCAGCAGTGGAACATCCCATCTCTCTCAGCTATCCTGTTTACTTCCCCAGCCTTGTCAACAAAACAGCGCCAAAGCACACCATGCAAGTAGCATCCagaaggtaaacaaacacaagtacTGCGTTAGTGACTTGATTACAAATATGTCAATCATTTTCAGTCTTTAAGTTCATCACTTTGTCTCCCTAGCTATTATGAAGAAGGTTTTAAGCACAGATGCACATGCGATAGCTGTTTAATTCGTCCAGGAAGACATCAGAATATGCAACGCTACAGAATATGCAACGCTACCTGTTCCACAGCACTATTTCTGGAAAGCCAATACCGGGATAGCAGCTTTTAAGCCAAGGTGAAACCACTGTAACAATGAAAAGATTACATGACATGTTCTGTAAAATTATATCACTTGTATCCTTTAGGAAACAACTTATTTTGTGCAAAAGagaaaatcaatatttttaaGACTGACCTTTTTGTTTATCAAAGCCCTGCAGGAAGATTGAAGCAGCAGGCTTTCCGAGGTCTCCTTTGCCCTCATTGGTGTGCATGTCTTCCTGGTGGGGCCTCTCCGATCGCACCTCTGGGGGCACGGCAGCAGTTGGTGGCTTGGGCTTGCTGGGgcgatcctcctctgttttcaCTGGGGTCTTGATCTTTTCTGTGATTAGGGGCTCGGCTGGCGCCGCCTCAGCCATACTTCGGGGAGGGACGGCACTGGGAaccaggggggagggagggcatACTCCCTGTTTGGGGTCACTGAAGCCCTGCTCTCTCTTTGGGCTCTCTTCAGACGCAGATTCAATGAAGAGATCACTGTCaagctctgcctctctctcctctctcagaaTGCTGTAGGCTGTGGGTGAAGCGTGGTTGCCTGCTAGGCCGAAACCACCCTTGGCTACTGGGGGATTGTCAAAGGGGTTGTTAGGCTGGCTGAAAGTGCCCTTGCTTTTAGGCGACTGGACAAACGGGTTACTAGGGGCCTTTGGAGGCTCCTCAGACACCAGCTCAATCTCCGAGTCTCCAGACTCAGCGCTGCTGCCGTCATGCTCCCTGCTGCCTGCCTTTGTGCTTGGACTGCTTTTGGAAGCTGCAGACTTCACTGCATCCGCCTTGAACATGTCATGGGAAGAGAATTCTTTTTCTGTTCACAAAGAAATGCAGAGAGGGCATTCAGGTCTTCATTCACATTACAAATTCAGACATAGAGTATCTGCACATACAACTTATAgccattttgaaaaaagaagaaataacagtCTTCCTCTGACAAATCAAATATTTGCTTTATCAATTCAACTGTGATTCAACATCATGTGCAAGAAAAATAGCTGCCAGCTAGCTGTGATGTAGTTTAATTCACACAATGGGATAAAAACATGCATTCCCATGTGGTTATTTTATCCATGAATACCATGATGAGGGATTGTATCTACATCCTCTACTTCTATGTCTGACAAAGTGtagcaggtgtttgtgtgtgtgatgtgccTACGTGTTGGTGAAGCATTGGGAGTGGAGGCAGGGCTGTCATCTTCTGGCTCTGATAGCGTCACAGTGGGAACCCCCTGCAAGCCCACACTGAGGACGTTTTCACGCTCAGAGACACTGACTGGAGGGGCGTGTTGCTGCAGCTCAGTCTTGGCAGTTTGAGGATGGGACTCGGTCAAAGTGATCTTCACCGGGCTGGCCGTCTGTGGCGTTCCACCCAGGTTTCGGTAGGAGCGGTAATCTGACAGCTCTTCATCGGATGGCTCCTCTACGTAGGGGAAAGAGTGGGAGCCCAGTGCTgaaccttcctcttcctcctcatctcctctgtgGTTTTTATCCATGTAGCTGCACAATGAGTCATGACCAGTTAAGCCTGTGTCCACCAGGCTGTGCTGCTCTTGACGCTCATCCCCGTGGCTAATGTCCATGTAGTTGTAGGATTCTGTCTTATCTGAACCAAACAGAGATTTTGGCATGTCATCAGCCAGGTTGGAAGTCATCTTGGTGCTGGAGCTGAAGCTATAGGGGTCGCTGGAGAAGGAATCCAGGGCAGAGGAGCCAGTAGAGGGCTTGGACGGTTTCAGGTCATCCGACAGGTAGGAGGCTTCCTGACCTGATGTGAAGCTCTGATTTGACATCAGGGAAGTGTAGACATCCCCATCATCATACATAGGCGTCCTAAACAGGCCAGACATGGGGTCATCTACAGAGATTGGCAGGAAGAGAAAGAACTGAAACTCAGTGAGGTTACACACTGAAAAGGCAGAATGACACCAGTCTCTGTGACACGCTCGAATCAAATCAGCTTGTCCCTGAGCTTTGAAAACATACAGTTAAACAAGACTATGCTTCAGCTGGTGCTGCTGCCAGGGAGAGGGGCTGTGGCACTGAGGGCAGCACAGTCAGACTGGGTGCTCGGCTGTGAAGATCAGTGAGGCAGCAGTAACAGAGGGTACTTGTACCCAGTTTGGGACAAAGAGGGATTGTTCAGACCCCAAAACACCACAGTGCAACAACCAGAGTCTGttctaaatcatgcaggcaaaGGGCGTTCTTTTAGTAACATATGTGCTCTGTAATCACTATAATCCTGCATCTCCCCTGACAAATCAGtgtcatgaaaacaaacacacacataaaatatgAACAATACACTGTATGTGCAGGCTACACTCtctagaaaataaaaaggcttaAGCTACTACACTAGATTGTCTGCTATAAAATATCACTCAACATTTCACTGAATAATGTGTTACAGTGCTGCAGCAAAACATTAAGGATGCTCATATGACATATACCTtgcacaggaagagacagactCGATAGGGATGTTATTTCAAATGATCAGGTCAGAAGTCAAGGTCAAGTCAAGTATTCAGACTTGTTGAATTTACGTCTTAAATAATGCAACTcccaccaacaaacacacaccgtctCATATTCATACACAAATACAGAAGCATACACACAATACTGTAGACCACCACACTGATGCTAATATTTTTGAATGTTCTATGTACAAGTCAGAGTTTATACTCCACATACTGAGCACCTCCTCGTGCTCTCTAGCCCTGCTTCTCCCAGGACAGCGGTGCTACTATAAATAGGCTTGGTCCAGCTGCTGGGCTGGATGAGGGGGGAGATTTAAAATAGCAGCCTTAGGGTTAGCTCTGGAGAATGCAGAATAACTGACAGAAGACCCAACGGGTCAGGACGTCCCGTCCCTCCCTGCGCTTCCTCTAAAAAGCCCCACCACCCTTTCCTTCTGCTGTCCTTCCTACTGCTGTTCCTTCATCGTCATTAACAATACATCATACCGCAGTACAATGGCACAAACgctacacacacatgctgggACAAAGGGGGAGGACTGACGTGACATGGAGGAAAAGCAAAGCAAGCCCACGCTCTTGAGCTGCAGATTATTTTGCATCTAATAGACTCAAATGTCTTGTAGATCAAGCCAGATGCAAAATGAATGTATAAAGCCGTGAGACAAATTCAGTTTCAGTGACATGAATGCCCTTGATGTCCTGCTAAAGTCAACCGATGTATAATCCTCTTAGTGTACTACCATCGCATAGGTCACATCAGCCATTACCCTGGCAACACCATCATAATCTTACACGCACTGATACACTGTACATAAACCTACTGTGCAGATGTGGGAAGCACTTAGAGCCACTACAAACTGTGAAGAGAGGTGATCTCAGGAGCTGTGAACCGCCAGTAATCCTGTTGACTGTGGACAAcacaccccctctctctccatcatccTATTCTACAAACCAACACAACAACTCACCAGCAGTTGCATTAGGTATCCATAACAATAAAGAAGATGGTGCTTGTCTTTAACTGCCATGGGGCAGCCATGCTGGGCAGTGacaaagttttttgttttttttagattaggGGCATTTTGAATCTGTTGATATGGCATAGCACCCAAacactggagagaaaaaacCTCAAGGCGGAAACAAATGCTTTGCTGCACTTAGATGGGATTGGATGTGACAATAGAGGAATCCTCAGCTCCCAGTGTAGCCACACAACATAATCATGTCACGGAAGGGATGgtgcagttaaataaataagtccTGGTGGATGTGTTGGGAAGGGGCAGTTCTTTTGT
The genomic region above belongs to Cyclopterus lumpus isolate fCycLum1 chromosome 22, fCycLum1.pri, whole genome shotgun sequence and contains:
- the rtn1a gene encoding reticulon-1a; this encodes MSAQPGEELGSEGRWFGDDYERNGLFGNTPARLGDLREDRKPRGDEASDDRDQQSHSLQDDGKRPPVAMETASTDDPMSGLFRTPMYDDGDVYTSLMSNQSFTSGQEASYLSDDLKPSKPSTGSSALDSFSSDPYSFSSSTKMTSNLADDMPKSLFGSDKTESYNYMDISHGDERQEQHSLVDTGLTGHDSLCSYMDKNHRGDEEEEEGSALGSHSFPYVEEPSDEELSDYRSYRNLGGTPQTASPVKITLTESHPQTAKTELQQHAPPVSVSERENVLSVGLQGVPTVTLSEPEDDSPASTPNASPTQKEFSSHDMFKADAVKSAASKSSPSTKAGSREHDGSSAESGDSEIELVSEEPPKAPSNPFVQSPKSKGTFSQPNNPFDNPPVAKGGFGLAGNHASPTAYSILREEREAELDSDLFIESASEESPKREQGFSDPKQGVCPPSPLVPSAVPPRSMAEAAPAEPLITEKIKTPVKTEEDRPSKPKPPTAAVPPEVRSERPHQEDMHTNEGKGDLGKPAASIFLQGFDKQKAIDLLYWRNVKQSGAVFSSVLLLLFSLTQFSVVSVGAYLALAALSASISFRIYKSVLQAVQKTDEGHPFKAYLEIEIALSQEQISKYADKILLYTNTCMKELRRLFLVQDLVDSLKFAVLMWLLTYVGALFNGLTLLILAVVSMFGMPVVYEKHQAQIDQYVGLIRTQVNSVVGKIQAKIPGAKRKEE